A DNA window from Plasmodium vinckei vinckei genome assembly, chromosome: PVVCY_10 contains the following coding sequences:
- a CDS encoding 40S ribosomal protein S8e, putative produces MGISRDGRHKLRLTGGKKKIHKKKRKYELGRPPSNTKLGSRQVHVVRGRGKNYKYRAIKLDSGSFSWPAFGISKMTRIIDVVYNASNNELVRTKTLVKNCIVLIDSHPFTAWYENTFGVTLGKKKKSKEEEGKEEENAEEQKEETNEEEKDKKTYPVIKKIGRSKQIDPALLEQFKQGRVLACISSRPGQCGKADGYIIEGDELLFYKRKMDKKKRS; encoded by the exons ATGGGTATTAGCAGAGATGGAAGACACAAACTTCGTTTAACTGGTGGTAAGAAAAagattcataaaaaaaagagaaagtATGAATTAGGAAGACCACCTTCAAATACCAAATTAGGTAGCAGGCAAGTTCATGTTGTTAGAGGACGaggaaaaaattacaagTATCGTGCAATTAAGTTAGATTCTGGTAGTTTTTCATGGCCTGCTTTTGGAATTTCGAAAATGACAAGAATTATTGATGTTGTTTACAACGCATCAAATAACGAATTAGTTAGAACTAAAACTTTAGTCAAAAATTGTATTGTTTTAATTGATTCTCACCCATTTACAGCTTG GTATGAAAATACATTTGGTGTTACCCTTGgtaagaaaaagaaatcaaaagaagaagaaggtaaagaagaagaaaacGCTGAAGaacaaaaagaagaaactaatgaagaagaaaaggataaaaaaacatacccagtgattaaaaaaataggaaGATCAAAACAAATCGACCCAGCTTTACTTGAACAATTTAAACAAGGAAGAGTTTTAGCTTGCATTAGTAGCAGACCCGGACAATGTGGTAAAGCCGATGGTTACATTATTGAAGGagatgaattattattttacaaacGTAAAATGGATAAGAAAAAGAGAagttaa
- a CDS encoding DNA repair helicase, putative, whose amino-acid sequence MENKINKKYKIVKNDDINHRYTINDVEVCFPYELYDCQYNYMLSVLNALKKKENAILESPTGTGKTLCLLCASISYLVNVLEKKGHFNESINIRENKSNVSFGFKENDNGPKKSIKADYPKIIYASRTHSQLKQVIKELKNVYFIKNNEKYKLLTTILGSRDQLCVHNISYNYKGTMLNNMCKRVRKSGECMYHNGLKHLYKYKHLFTTPMDVETLNDIGKGNNSVGQNIHFCPFYATREIQNECHVILLPYNYLFEESTRRILKLDLENCIIIIDEGHNIENVAEEAVSFKIRDSDLNLFLESIKATLSILEKVNDIDKEIQDKINVDELFMLNRSINSLITWLENERLERNDRKKIKERHKTYEGNKIFDIFENNNINISKSNFENFNNLLSNMIELLNKYINDFKLSQIDVKNVNKYIATIDNVKKAFSILFSDIVKNCIEYFQLYINEEKVLYNESNDPNKVYDHMKKFTKIKTKIAYDNQSNYTMSKTISLLCFSATASLCGIIKEKVNSIIVTSGTLSPVEPFSKQLSGSYFSFHHILENDHVIKSHQLFVGCMTHYNNQLLLSTYENRSNENYIKALGNCIFDIIACIPFGVLIFFASYSSMTETVATWKKLKIFDKINSYKTIFVEPNKAADLKDILFQYENIIKKKRKGAILMGVCRGKISEGIDFKDDCCRGVIICGLPYGNVYDSKIIFKREFLDNFKPEISESNTSGETNNDNNTSKGNKWYNEEAMRSINQSIGRVIRHKDDYGAIFFLDSRFSNNQRIKEISKWVRAHFRVYRDIDQIQNDIEKFFELFKGINSLKTEQASINDSQRSVEKQNGGYGMNDSFNSMGGSEESSIMKQIGKNFQDCYIQNNKQTKHGISENKFVFNPTKKIKNQPKILSMIQNITKGKQAQNNIYVDSTNDEKQIFKKKDNEESNAKLDDAKSLISAFRGIFSKEIYTKFFESIKETKKKNDDNKYELLISTIFDLIIENCEAEKNETSSDDTIIKNAPFNFHLVMSEKKIINIWELVIKLINNFFPPEQTEKCFFIIRKKFREKTNHFQELEKYVYNYRLKRIERI is encoded by the coding sequence atggagaataaaattaataagaagtacaaaatagtaaagaatgatgatataaatcATCGATATACTATTAATGATGTAGAAGTTTGCTTTCCATATGAATTATATGATTgtcaatataattatatgctAAGTGTGTTAAatgcattaaaaaaaaaagaaaatgcaATATTAGAATCTCCTACTGGTACAGGTAAAACATTATGTTTACTTTGTGCGAGTATAAGTTATTTGGTGAAtgttttagaaaaaaaagggcATTTCAATGAAAGCATAAATATACgagaaaataaatcaaatgtTTCTTTTGGgtttaaagaaaatgataatggacctaaaaaaagtataaaagCGGATTATcccaaaataatatatgcatctAGAACACACAGTCAATTAAAACAAGTAATCAAAgagttaaaaaatgtatatttcataaaaaataatgaaaaatacaaattattaacaaCCATATTAGGTTCAAGAGATCAATTATGTGTTCATAATATTAGCTATAATTACAAAGGTACAatgttaaataatatgtgtAAGAGAGTTCGAAAAAGTGGAGAATGTATGTATCATAATGGcttaaaacatttatataaatataagcaTTTATTTACTACCCCTATGGATGTTGAAACATTAAATGACATAGGGAAAGGAAATAATAGTGTTGGgcaaaatattcatttttgtcCATTTTATGCTACTAGAGAAATTCAAAATGAATGTCATGTTATTCTGTTaccatataattatttatttgaagaAAGTACAAGaagaatattaaaattagaCTTAGAAAATTGTATCATTATAATTGACGAAGGAcataatattgaaaatgttGCAGAAGAAGCTgtatcatttaaaataagAGATTCagatttaaatttatttttagaaaGTATAAAGGCTACTCTTAGTATATTAGAGAAAGTAAATGATATAGATAAAGAAATCcaagataaaataaatgttgatgaattatttatgcTAAATAGGAGTATTAATAGTTTAATTACATGGTTAGAAAATGAGCGGTTAGAACGTAATGATAGaaagaaaattaaagaaagacataaaacatatgaaggaaataaaatttttgatatatttgaaaataataatataaatattagtaaaagtaattttgaaaattttaataatttattatcaaatatgatagaattattaaataaatatataaacgattttaaattatctcAAATAgatgtaaaaaatgtaaataaatatatagctaCTATAGATAATGTGAAAAAGGCATTTAGCATATTGTTTAGTGATATagttaaaaattgtatagaatattttcaattatatattaatgaagaaaaagtaTTATATAACGAATCTAATGATCCAAATAAAGTTTATGatcatatgaaaaaatttacaaaaattaaaacaaaaattgcATATGATAATCAAAGTAATTATACTATGAGCAAAacaatatcattattatgtttttcaGCAACAGCTAGTTTATGTggtataataaaagaaaaggtAAATTCTATAATTGTAACATCAGGTACATTATCTCCTGTTGAACCATTTTCAAAACAATTAAGTGGAagttatttttcatttcatCATATATTGGAAAATGATCATGTTATTAAATCACATCAATTATTTGTTGGCTGTATGACTcattataataatcaattattattgtctacttatgaaaatagatctaatgaaaattatataaaagcTTTAGGCAATTGtatatttgatataatTGCTTGTATACCTTTTGGTGtcctaatattttttgcatcTTACAGTTCTATGACTGAAACTGTTGCAACttggaaaaaattaaaaatttttgataaaataaattcatataaaacaatatttgTTGAACCCAATAAAGCAGCTGatttaaaagatatattatttcaatatgaaaatataataaaaaaaaaaagaaaaggtGCTATACTTATGGGAGTATGTAGAGGAAAAATATCAGAAGGAATCGATTTTAAAGATGATTGTTGTAGGGGTGTTATAATTTGTGGATTACCTTATGGTAATGTCTATGAtagtaaaattatatttaaaagagAATTTTTAGACAATTTTAAACCCGAAATAAGTGAATCAAATACATCTGGTGaaacaaataatgataataatacatcTAAAGGAAATAAATGGTATAATGAAGAAGCTATGAGATCAATTAATCAGTCTATTGGTAGAGTTATTAGGCATAAAGATGACTATGGagcaatattttttcttgaTTCTCGATTTTCGAATAATCAAAGAATTAAAGAAATTTCTAAATGGGTTAGGGCCCATTTTCGGGTATATCGAGATATTGATCAAATACAAAAtgatattgaaaaattttttgaacTTTTTAAAGGTATAAACAGTTTGAAAACGGAACAAGCAAGCATTAATGATTCTCAAAGATCTgttgaaaaacaaaatggaGGTTATGGAATGAATGACAGTTTTAACAGCATGGGTGGAAGTGAAGAAAGTAGTATTATGAAGCAAATTggaaaaaattttcaagattgttatatacaaaataataaacaaaccAAACACGGGATttcagaaaataaattcgTTTTTAACcccacaaaaaaaattaaaaatcaACCTAAAATACTTAGTAtgatacaaaatataacaaaaggAAAACAAgcacaaaataatatatatgtagacAGTACAAATGATGAAAagcaaatttttaaaaaaaaagacaatgAAGAAAGTAATGCTAAGTTGGATGATGCAAAGTCATTGATATCAGCTTTTAGAGGAATATTTTcgaaagaaatatatactaaattttttgaatcaataaaagaaacaaaaaaaaaaaatgatgataataaatatgaattacTAATAAGTACCATTTTCGATCTAATTATCGAAAATTGTGAAgcagaaaaaaatgaaacttCCAGCGATGatacaattataaaaaatgcgCCATTCAATTTTCACCTTGTTAtgtcagaaaaaaaaataataaatatctGGGAACTTGTTATTAAacttattaataattttttccctCCAGAACAAACagaaaaatgttttttcattattaggAAGAAGTTTAGAGAAAAGACAAACCATTTTCAGGAGTtggaaaaatatgtatataactACAGGCTCAAAAGAATTGAACGGATATAA